A section of the Eublepharis macularius isolate TG4126 chromosome 1, MPM_Emac_v1.0, whole genome shotgun sequence genome encodes:
- the ENPP4 gene encoding bis(5'-adenosyl)-triphosphatase ENPP4, with protein MNLVLVFLLSGIIACSRAKSAYKPTPRLLLVSFDGFRADYLKTYNLPYLQDFIKEGVLVEHVTNAFITKTFPNHYSIVTGLYEEAHGIVANAMFDAATKKNFSQFNDVDPFWWDEAIPIWVTNQWQENRTSAAAMWPGTDVSIHNTTPHFFMKYNRSVSFSKRLENIIRWLNSSDPLVTFATLYWEEPDASGHQYGPEDTKNMSNVLQEVDKLVGHLVKSLKVSELWDKINVIITSDHGMAQCSQERLIKLDTCVEPWSYRLIDKSPVAAILPYNETYVYDKLKTCNPNMKVYRKEDIPDRYHYHHNERIQPIILVADEGWTIVQNETLPKLGDHGYDNAFPSMHPFLAAHGPAFRRGYKRKTMNTVDIYPMMCHILGLTPQPNNGTLTNAKCLLVDQWCINIPEAIGIVIGALMVLTTLTCLIIIMKNRTPSLRPFSRLQLQEDDDDPLIG; from the exons ATGAATTTAGTATTGGTATTCCTCCTCAGTGGAATAATTGCTTGCTCTAGAGCTAAGTCTGCATACAAGCCAACACCTAGATTACTCCTGGTGTCTTTTGATGGTTTCAGAGCTGATTATTTGAAGACGTACAATCTTCCATATCTCCAAGATTTTATTAAAGAGGGCGTGCTTGTGGAACATGTTACAAATGCTTTCATCACAAAAACTTTCCCTAATCATTACAGTATAGTCACAGGGTTGTACGAGGAAGCTCATGGGATTGTCGCAAATGCCATGTTTGATGCTGCTACAAAGAAAAACTTTTCCCAGTTCAATGATGTAGATCCTTTTTGGTGGGATGAAGCAATTCCCATATGGGTTACCAAccagtggcaagagaacagaACAAGTGCTGCTGCAATGTGGCCTGGTACAGATGTCAGCATTCACAATACCACCCCTCATTTTTTCATGAAATATAATCGTTCAGTAAGTTTCAGCAAAAGATTAGAAAATATCATCAGATGGTTGAACAGTTCTGACCCTCTTGTCACTTTTGCTACTCTCTATTGGGAAGAACCAGATGCAAGTGGCCACCAGTACGGCCCAGAAGATACTAAAAACATGTCCAACGTCTTACAGGAAGTGGATAAACTTGTCGGCCACCTTGTTAAAAGCCTGAAGGTCTCTGAGCTGTGGGACAAGATAAATGTTATAATTACCAGTGATCATGGCATGGCACAGTGTTCCCAGGAACGGTTGATCAAACTGGATACGTGCGTTGAACCATGGTCATACAGGCTGATTGACAAGAGCCCAGTTGCAGCCATACTGCCTTACA ATGAAACATATGTATATGACAAGTTGAAAACCTGCAATCCTAATATGAAGGTTTACCGTAAAGAAGACATTCCAGACCGATATCATTACCATCATAATGAGCGCATTCAACCCATAATCCTGGTTGCAGATGAAGGCTGGACAATTGTGCAAAATGAGACCCTTCCAAAAT TAGGAGACCACGGCTATGATAATGCATTTCCAAGCATGCATCCATTCTTGGCAGCTCATGGGCCTGCTTTCCGCAGAGGTTATAAGCGGAAGACAATGAATACTGTTGATATTTATCCCATGATGTGTCACATCCTTGGCTTGACACCCCAGCCCAATAATGGCACCTTGACCAATGCCAAGTGTTTGCTAGTTGACCAGTGGTGCATAAATATCCCTGAAGCCATTGGTATCGTGATTGGTGCCTTGATGGTGTTAACTACTCTGACGTGCCTTATCATCATCATGAAGAACAGAACGCCTTCTCTGCGACCATTTTCACGCCTTCAGCTTCAGGAAGATGATGACGATCCCTTAATTGGATA